Genomic window (Candidatus Dormiibacterota bacterium):
CCTCAGCCGTGCCTACCACATCCTCGACCCGACGCATCCAGATGCGCAACGCTTCCTCGACGATCTCTTTCGGAGCCTGCGCAGGGACGGCTTCAGCTATTTCAAGCTCGACTTTCTCTATGGCGCTGCCTACGAAGCCGGCCGGCACGACCCTGACGTGACCGGGACCCAGGCACTTCGGTCGGGGCTGAAGCGCATCTTCGACGCGGTCAATCCGCCGGGTAAACCGGAGAAGGCCTTCGTGCTCGCCTGCGGCGCGCCATTGATGCCGATCGTCGGCCTGGTGCACGGCTCGCGCACCGGCGGCGACGTGGCCGCTCCCCAGATGGAAGACGGAAAGGCCATCGCCCCACAGATCGGATTTCCGTTGATCCTCTCCATGGCTCGCAACCAGGCGGCCCGGCTCTTCTTCGACCGCACCCTGTTCGCCGTCGACGCCGACGTCGCGATGGCGGCAGCGCCGCAGCTCACCCCAGACGAGGCGCGGGTGATGATCACGGTCGCGGCGCTTTCGGGTGGCGTCTTCATTCTCAGCGACGACCTCGAAACCCTGCCGGCGGAGCGGCTGGCGCTGCTGCGCAACGCCAACGTGCTTGGCCTCGTCGGCGGACCCGCGGCCGAGCCGGTACATCTCTTCAGCGCGCCCGAGCGCGAGGCGCAGGACCATTGGTTCGCGTCCCCCCAGGAGCTGCCACCGCTCTGGGTACGCCCCGACGCTGACGGGAGCACGATCGTCGCCGTCTACAACTGGAGCGACGCGGCACGGCCGTACCGCCTCCACTTCAGCGAGGTCACCGGCGCCGGAGGAACCTTCGCCGTCGCCGATCTCTGGTCGGCGCGGCGCGGCGGGCGCGCGCTGGGCGTCAAGACCGATACGCTCCGGCTGACCCTCCCACCGCACAGCGTGCGACTTCTTAAAATGAAACCCGCCGCCGCCCCCGCCCCGCCTTAGCGGACGGCCCTCAAACCACTATGCGCCGTGTGCTGTTCTACCGCCTGTACGATGTCGTCCCTGCCCGGCTTACCGAGCTGGAGAACGAGGCGCGCGCCTTCTCCCGCAGCCGCGCCTGGCGGGGCGATGCCTTCTGGCTCGCGACCGAGAACACCCCCGATCTGTTCGCCATGGAGTACTTCCGGCACGCGCGCAACGAGGAAGGCCCTGGCCTGTCGGCCGCCGGCTTTCTGCGTCTCCTCGGCGATGAGACCGATGCCATCGCGACACTCTATTTCATGAATGACGTCTCGCAACGCTTTCACGCACGGGCGGTCCTCAAGGACGACGAAAACCCGATCGCCAAGCTGCGCAACCTCGATATCCGCCAGGGACGCCTGCCGTCGGGAATGCCGATCGAGGATGTGCTCGCGGCCCGCCCGGTGATCA
Coding sequences:
- a CDS encoding alpha-galactosidase; translation: MIECELNNGGDAPLTFNGWRPIAIEGGGAALHVGDEPWRASALINGYQSWDYAGIHPLDEAITEGNRKPTAASWWTAAICDGQAMFVSQVLRASRFATVFRWHYHRDEHAGDALPTDIPTFVAEQHGSPLSEPEQRSGLPQELRLVVPPQTGLVSDPILLLYGEDGTATLRKALTAAGHAAGARSFPTVPRGWCSWYHLGLAVTEGDVARHAAFVARRMPELVKTSANGYRPVIQLDDGWMPRWQRWGDWVANEFFPGGLHALATRVHRHRLEIGIWLAPFHVAADSKLAQAHPDWLLKADGGTPLVDPRLSRAYHILDPTHPDAQRFLDDLFRSLRRDGFSYFKLDFLYGAAYEAGRHDPDVTGTQALRSGLKRIFDAVNPPGKPEKAFVLACGAPLMPIVGLVHGSRTGGDVAAPQMEDGKAIAPQIGFPLILSMARNQAARLFFDRTLFAVDADVAMAAAPQLTPDEARVMITVAALSGGVFILSDDLETLPAERLALLRNANVLGLVGGPAAEPVHLFSAPEREAQDHWFASPQELPPLWVRPDADGSTIVAVYNWSDAARPYRLHFSEVTGAGGTFAVADLWSARRGGRALGVKTDTLRLTLPPHSVRLLKMKPAAAPAPP